One part of the [Synechococcus] sp. NIES-970 genome encodes these proteins:
- a CDS encoding beta-lactamase, putative → MVGKSRRPKRRKTQTSPSLSAATHPKVIALDSRYRQGERPGTTATLTPPAPPRRATTAKRRTPRTARQFRLKLPRPILYPLRLLIVGAGISVCIGTVLTAANFRTAPLADLPEAASGTEQRLNPELPPATPEALPLATPLTQLAATTQAAIASEPTLDASLLFVDLDTGEYLDVAGDRALSAASTIKIPILVAFLEAVDKGEVNLDDTLTMTQEVIGGGSGGMQYKTPGSTYSALYTATEMSVNSDNTATNMIIEVLGGNTALNAKFQQWGMAQTQVNNPLPDLEGTNLTSAKDLAHLLARINQGEILSMRSRDRLFRIMGATSNDRLLPQSLGQGADIVHKTGDIGTIIGDAGIIDLPNGKRYVAAIFVERPYNDPKGRELLHKISRQFYDHMEKVTPEPIIAEPPPETEAPTQ, encoded by the coding sequence GTGGTTGGTAAGTCCCGTCGTCCCAAACGCAGAAAAACCCAAACCTCACCATCCCTGAGCGCTGCGACTCATCCTAAAGTGATCGCCCTAGACAGTCGCTATCGGCAAGGTGAACGCCCTGGTACCACTGCCACCCTCACCCCACCAGCCCCTCCCCGGCGGGCCACCACTGCAAAACGGCGTACCCCACGAACTGCGCGTCAATTTCGCCTCAAGCTTCCTCGACCAATTTTGTACCCCCTGCGGTTACTCATCGTTGGGGCAGGAATTAGTGTCTGCATTGGGACAGTGTTGACAGCCGCAAATTTTCGCACAGCGCCCTTAGCAGATCTGCCTGAAGCAGCTTCGGGTACAGAGCAACGCCTCAATCCAGAGCTTCCCCCAGCTACACCTGAAGCGCTCCCCCTGGCTACCCCCTTGACCCAGTTAGCCGCAACTACCCAGGCGGCGATCGCCAGCGAACCAACCCTAGACGCTTCGCTGTTGTTTGTAGACCTCGACACGGGGGAATACCTCGATGTGGCTGGCGATCGCGCCCTGTCCGCTGCCAGCACAATCAAAATTCCGATCCTTGTGGCTTTCCTTGAAGCCGTAGACAAAGGGGAAGTTAACCTTGATGACACCCTCACCATGACCCAAGAAGTGATTGGCGGCGGATCCGGCGGCATGCAGTATAAAACCCCGGGCTCGACTTATTCAGCCCTATACACCGCGACGGAAATGAGTGTTAACAGTGATAACACCGCCACTAATATGATCATCGAGGTGCTGGGAGGCAATACGGCTCTCAATGCTAAATTTCAACAGTGGGGCATGGCCCAAACCCAGGTAAATAACCCTCTGCCAGACCTTGAGGGAACCAATCTCACCAGTGCCAAGGATTTAGCGCACCTCTTAGCCCGCATTAACCAAGGGGAAATCTTATCTATGCGATCGCGCGATCGCCTATTCCGCATCATGGGAGCCACGAGCAACGACCGACTCTTGCCCCAGAGCCTCGGTCAAGGGGCCGACATTGTCCACAAGACGGGCGATATCGGCACGATTATCGGCGACGCAGGCATTATTGACCTGCCCAACGGCAAACGTTATGTAGCCGCTATTTTTGTTGAACGCCCCTACAATGACCCCAAAGGCCGGGAACTGCTCCACAAAATTAGCCGCCAGTTCTACGACCACATGGAAAAAGTCACACCTGAGCCGATCATTGCCGAGCCGCCCCCAGAAACAGAAGCCCCCACCCAGTAG